A genomic region of Gemmata massiliana contains the following coding sequences:
- a CDS encoding spike base protein, RCAP_Rcc01079 family — MPDAFANCSAGLESPYEHCALIVPSDSADLPFSTRGISFGAAGMVRVTMIGGETVTIPSGALAAGAIHALRVVRVHSTGTTATGLVAYW, encoded by the coding sequence GTGCCTGACGCATTCGCGAATTGCTCTGCAGGACTCGAAAGCCCCTACGAACATTGTGCCCTCATCGTGCCATCGGACAGCGCGGATCTGCCGTTCTCCACGCGCGGGATCTCGTTCGGAGCCGCGGGCATGGTCCGGGTTACGATGATCGGGGGCGAAACCGTCACGATTCCATCAGGTGCTCTCGCGGCAGGCGCGATCCACGCCCTTCGTGTTGTGCGGGTTCATTCGACGGGCACAACTGCCACGGGATTGGTCGCGTACTGGTGA
- a CDS encoding phage terminase small subunit P27 family translates to MGARGPKKGQYSMRPMPKGAPAPVRGGTRYKSGAPDRPKHLGKAARKVWDRTVKEMDAAGALAVADRDVLAVYCVAVADLEALSAEIERDGLMIDIPTFDRNGRPTGATNRKPHPGLKWRADLMNKVRQYAETLGLTPAARSRAGAAPEAAPTAATNKVIALRDRIAALRADD, encoded by the coding sequence ATGGGAGCGCGTGGCCCCAAGAAAGGGCAGTACAGCATGCGGCCGATGCCAAAGGGGGCGCCCGCCCCTGTTCGCGGCGGGACGCGCTACAAGTCCGGCGCACCAGATCGGCCGAAGCATCTGGGCAAAGCGGCCCGGAAGGTGTGGGATCGGACCGTGAAGGAGATGGACGCGGCCGGGGCGCTGGCCGTCGCCGATCGTGACGTTCTCGCGGTCTACTGCGTCGCGGTCGCGGACCTCGAAGCGCTCAGCGCGGAGATCGAGCGGGATGGGCTGATGATCGACATTCCGACGTTCGACCGCAACGGGCGCCCGACCGGGGCCACGAACCGCAAACCGCACCCGGGGCTGAAGTGGCGCGCGGACCTGATGAATAAGGTCCGCCAGTATGCGGAGACTTTGGGGCTGACTCCAGCAGCCCGCTCACGAGCGGGGGCGGCGCCTGAAGCGGCACCGACGGCGGCAACGAACAAGGTCATTGCACTTCGGGACCGCATCGCGGCGTTGCGGGCGGACGACTAA